The Dreissena polymorpha isolate Duluth1 chromosome 4, UMN_Dpol_1.0, whole genome shotgun sequence region AACAGGTACCGGTAACCTGAGTGTAACACacatattgatatattatttCGAAATGGTTATCGAAGTTCGAACTTTggctttcttttttttaaaccgtCCATGTTCAGTCTGGTTGGTCTTCTCTGAAACTACATACCAACAGATAATCTGCATATATTAGccgcttcatgcgaaaatgggtcttatgccacatgcgGCAAGTGaagctccagcccagcctgcgcGTTATCGCAGTCTTGTATGGAGTTACACTGTCCGCTAAAGGGACCACGAGATGAAACGTTACTTTAATAGCGTACATAGCAGCTTCGGCGCAGGCTGCGCTACAGCGTCGCATgcggcataagaccaattttcgcatgaagcTTCTCACTAATATACATGCTTTGAACTTCTTTGGAATTATACTAGTATCAACCTTGAAAATAAATGTCTTTCTGTATTACATGTATAGATAAAATGACATTCCAGATACATGATCAGATGAGGAACTCTTATTAAAATTCGCAGGTGTTTTATTTATGGCAATAGACAttaaagtgttttattacctaATGATTtagcttaaaaataaattatttgatttgGAATAATGCAAATGAAACATATTTCGAATCAATCAAATCGTACAGAATTGTATAATATACATCATTACAATGATACATATATTATATGCTACTCTATATATACAATgtttatagcaataataatatTACAAAGAAAAATGAGCTTGATTGGtcgaaatatgtgtttttgtaattttatacGGAAATGTCTCAGCATTGACCTTGTAATTATAGAATGCAGATTTAATTATCAATACTACTGAAAAAACAGGCGTCAGATAAAAATAAAGTATGTACATATGTTATCATTGTGTTCATAGTATCTATATGTCTATGTGTTCCTTGCTATAAATACATCTCGTTTATATTAACGCACAAATCATGTAACGCATAGCAGGTATGTCTATGTCAACATCCGGTTCATTGTATCTAAACTTAAAgattaaatatcatgtttaacattacttaaaatgtttacatttacagaAGACCTGGTAAGATTATAGTTTAAAGAGCAGGAAAGAAAGAAGGAAGCTTTCAAGTGAATGCTTTCACGTGAAGTTACGCGATGTACCGTGTATCACCGGTTAAACAAACAAACGTATAAGTTATTTTTGTACGAGCGCTTTAAAGCTTTCCGACAAATAATGACGTATATAAATCAAACGAGgcaaataaatcaacaaaattaaagtttttaaaagAGCAGCCTGGCTATAAAGTTTTGCAGCAAATAAATCAAGGTAATAAATGCGCGACATATAACATCTATTTAGATACACTGAGGGTACTCGAAGACGAGCGTTAGGAGTACACCGGTGGAGGTTGGTATACGGCATCCCCGGGCGTGAAAAAGCTCGTGGTCTGGGTGCCCGAGGGTGGGGGAATAGGATACGGTGTGGCTGTCTCTCTGTACGCCGGTGGTGGGGGAAGGGGGTTGCTTCCAACCTGGCTGTAGGCGGGTGGTGGAGGCAGGTTGTACATCTGTGGAGGTTTGTCTGAAAACAGTACAATTTTACAGAGTCAACAGATCAACAGTGTGATAGCGATAAGCAGTATGATAGTGACCATCAAAATGCGTAGTTATTGTAGGGAGGTGAAGCTTACATTATGCACAGGCTCTTAAATAACTGATTGGCTCGCGTAGTAGTAATGAACATAAACGCGCATGGCCGAAGGGGAAATCCGTATATGTGCCTGATATACTGATGCAAAGATCTATAAAACTTGTTGTTTGACCTTATTGTGAAAATAGAGGATAAATGTATTTTTACTGGGCTTTCGTTGTATGAGCTAATTTGAAGGAATTTTCTATATTCATGACAAGTTTATGCACCACTTTTGCTACATACACACttatgtaaaattaaaacacGCTCTTACAAAAGTTATTGGCGTATCCTTGATGATTGAGCGGGTACGGCTGCGCGTGACTTGACCCAACAGTCGCCACATTCACGGTGCGCTGCTTCTTTGCCTTGACCTTGACACAGATCATGAACACGACCACGCCCAGCACGGACACAAAGATGATCCCGCCAATCACAGCGCCCGCTATCCAGCCCCAGTTCCTGGAAACAGAGACATTGGAGGTATACGTATAGCAAGGTGTAACACATATaagtcgtgttctgtgaaaacggggctaaatgtatgtgtgtaaagtgtcaccccagattagcctgtgcagtccgcacaggctaatcagggacgacactttccgcttgtatggtatttttcgtttaaaggaagtctcttctactcgaaaatccagtttaggcggaaagtgtcgtccctgattagcctgtgcggactgcacaggctaatctgggacgacactttacgcacatgcattatgtccagttttttagaacgcgactcatatgttcaGAGTTTTTTGAAGACGCGCtttatgcatgagcgtaaagtgtcgttcctgtgcgcaatacacaggctaatcagggaaatgctctccgctttcatggaatttttacTTCaacggaagtctcttctaaacgaacatTCAGTCTATGCCGagagcgtcgtccctgataagcatgtgtggactgaattaagccccgttttcccagaaccgCGCTCGTATGTGTGTTTGTCTTTCGTTACCACCAAATAACATCGATTTAGTCAGATAGTTTTTAATCATTCGTGACTTGTATACCCCTGGTTTCAGAGCATGCATTTAGATTTTTGCCCGAGTTCTTTACATGTGTGCAGTTGGTTACTTTGTCGCAGTGTGCTTGATCTTTTGAAACGTTATATTTTCTACCTTTCGCTTATAAAACGTTGAAAATGCTTTCtcgtttaaattattattttataaacactTATTTATAAAAGCAATTTTTGTTCGTTCATAACGGTACAAAAATTAATGGCAAATTAACGTTAAAAAGTTATGTGTTTCCGCTTACCGAACCGAATCTACTTTTAGTGCTAAACTTGAACCCTGAACTCCTTTTGGTATCCCTTTTTCGCTAAATTATCTATTGAGTTTACGATCAGGCTTgctatatttgaatatatattaattaaattgacTACAAACAAATTACCAGGGGTAACGAAAAACATAATGTCTaattaatattagtttttatCAGAaaattacacatgcattaaaaacttAAAGTATAACCGACATACGTATATTAGTTTGGCTATTTCTAATTACATTTTATGGTTTGGTCTATTTATTCGTGTGATGGCCTTTCTTCATATTGACACAGAATCTGACAGTTTTCAAACGAACGTAAACATAAACCAACTAGAGCTCTACGTTACAAATTTACCAATAAACCCACCCGATCACTTTGTCAGCTTTAATAAAGGCACAGAACTCAGAAATGTGCGGATCACGGTGCAAAAGGAAGACTTGCCAAGatacaatttataatgatgaccTATTTTAAGTTTCACTTTAGAAATGTGTTGTTATGAGGATAAACGGACCGATAGAGTGACTTTATGCGCGCTACCCCCCAccccacacacacaaacacacgcacgcgcgcgcacacacacatcCATGAGAGGCTTTAAGAATAGCGTGGTCAGTTTGTGTAGGTTTTCCTAACCAGTATTTAGCAAACGTAACATGCTGCATTCAAAATCGTAAAGGCAATATAATTTTCTTGCCAGCACGTCATGGTAACTCACTGGCAGCAGTAGTCGCCGTATGCTGAGCAGCAGTAGCCGTCACAGTAACCGGTTGTGTATACGCCGTAGCTGTAGTAAGAGCACGTCTCTCCAGCAAACGTCTCACAGACTAAAATACAAGATATTTAGTAAACTGGCGTAAAGATCGCCTTGAACACACACCCGCAAAGTATCGCGTCTTTCTGATAGGGCGTTTTAAACTGAGTTTGCTTGGAAAGGGCGTTTTAATCTGAGTTTGCTTGGAAACATGCCGTCGTCTGTAGTTGACATTGTCCTCCTAAAACAGGTAACATTTTTTTGGCTGGTTGTGGGTGGGGAGGGGCGATTGTCCTAAGGCAATAATTTCGATCATAGGCTGGCTCGCTGTATAACCTTTGAGCAATATTTGGCTACCAGTGAAGTTATACCCACGTACATGAGTCAAGAAAAACAAACGAAGAAATTCCATGAGCGCTTTAACTACATGAAAGGACTTGCTCCCATTCTGACAAAATGACAATTTCCTTACGTGCACGTTTGCTCCCAATACAAAAGCTTAAAGAACGACGTACACAATGGGGCGAAATAGCACTTAAAGCGCAGACACCTACTGAAAACACATTTTGGTTTCCACGGGTACCGGTAAACATCCTTTTAAATGgttgatttataaattaatttgaaaacgcGGAACTTTTTAGTAGTTTGTTGTGTTTTAGTTTGTTTTCAAATCATTATATGATTGTATAAAATaccttataaatatttaacagtcTTAACGGCCAAGAGGATGAGGCGATAGCCTTTTTAATCCGCAAGTTTTCTGTTCAAATCCCAACTACCTTTTGTTCTTATATTCTTTTGTTGCAAGTTAATTTGAGCATTAAGCCCTGGTGTTCAAATGTGTGGTTTTAATCACAACATTACAAAAACTATGTGAGCGAGTCCttaaaattgttgtaaaaatTGTACCATATGGGTTCAGTACCTCGATATACTCAATGTACGTACGATAATATGTCATACATGTACTGCGTAGACTACAACTcgtttttgtatgataaataattaATAGCTTTCTTAATGAAAGAGTTCACAAGCGTGAAATTGATAAACATTTGAATAGTTTCGGTAGTAAGcttacatttgagtcgcgttctgcatgtgcgtaaagtggcgtcccatattagcctgtgcagtccgcacaggctaatcaggggcgacactttccgcataaatggGATTTTTCCTAagtaaatactttatttaaacgaaaaatgtcataaaagcggaaagtgtcgtccctgattagccagtgcggactgcacaggctaatctgggacgacactttacgcacatgcattatgcccagttttctcagaacaagacacatttgtatTTTGCAATCGAATGTGcgtttcatatttggcatgcgcTATCGCCCATAATTAGTTGTCGCTATGACGTGTTCGTGGATTGTCCAAGTTTACGAAATACACTAATTGCGGTAGATTATAAGTTAGGACGCGCTATGTATCCCTATATCCTTAACGACTAAGTTTGTTTGCACATTCTTACTACAATTATTTCGGCCATATTCCACACATATGTCGGGTGCCTCATATAAGATTTGCTGTCGTTCTTTacaaagtgtgtgtgtgtgtgtgtgtgtgtgtggggtcTTATTCCATAGAAAAGTACCCCAAAATATCGTTATAAAGTAAGCGATGAACTAAAAATTGTGGTATTTTCAACATTCGTtttggtcaaatatatgtggaccTTAAGATTATTGAAAAGCACAATGcagaaaactatttgaaaaataGATAAAATGACTTCTTTTTACCTTAAAACTTAGTCATTTAAACTTGGCTATGTGAAGTTGTATTTCGTTGATAACAGAgtgacccccccccctcccaaaaaagGAGGgggaaattataataaaataactaataaatgaataaataaaatcgAAAAACAAAGAAGATAAATTGAAAAGACACAGAGAGAAAATTCCAACGTTCATTTTCTTATCCCCAAAATGTAAGAGCGTATCATGTATTATAATTTCCCCGAATTATGTAGTAAATATAAATTTGCGCTGGtatttgaaacgaaaaatacccgTACACAATTGTGTGACAAAAACACATCAAATAAACCAAAACTTGACATTCTCTCAAAGTCAACTTACCAAAACTGAAAACAAAGGCAATAAAAATCCACATATTTCGCGTGGTTAAATCCATATTTCACAATATATTCTATCGGTATGTTTTCTGGGTATATATAATAGTTGTTCGCTGTCTGTTTATTACTATGTATGGTATCGGCTTTATTTGGCTTATCTTGAAATACAATAAAGATCACACTGACTTGTGGGTTTGATGTAAAGAGTTTTTAAGATATTGATTTTAGATAGTTAAAAGGTAGATGTAATGGTGCTCTGTTATTGACACTTCGTTCTCGATCAAATTTGGTTTGAATAGACCGAACGCGGGCGGTCATTAATATATAGACATAACCGACTTAATGTCCGTAACTTGAGAAGTGTATATTCAGTACTGTCATTTTGGTCGAGCAAACGATCgttaaataattatgaaactttaataacccatttatgcatagcgtctagaaaaaaaggccttggcaaacagcgtaggcacagatgagacgccgcatcatgcggcgtctcatcagggtctgcgctgtttgcttaaataattttctgtaagaaatattctaaatattgaaataaaaaatactaaacatccctaattttggaaataaattgatccaatttagaaggatgtgagagtccactatgcataaatgggttaaacggtGACTAAGACGGTGTTATAATTGCGCCGCGACGTACAATGTCGGTATAAGGTACACAATCGAAAATTGTAAGGGTAGGGGTTTCGTGTATTCGTCGTAAGAATCTAATGGATTGGCACATTATCAAAAGCATGCCACAGTTCTTTTAAATTATGCAGTTAACGTTTTGAGATTAACTTATGTGTTCATATATTCAGTGACCTGTGCCCGATTTAGTGCGTGGCAAGCAGGCAACTACTAGTATTGGGTCTGTATATACGTTGTAAAACTATGCGCGCAATGTTTGTGTCATGTTTTATTACGATTTATTATGTGCAGATCTAACTTTATTATATATTCTCCTTCAATTGTCGATCTGAATACACGAGTTTTCCAGGCACAAACATGCGAATTGGTCAGTTCCGTAAACTATGCATTGGTTATGATGACTGAATTTACTGTAATGTAAATAAGATATaagtataacataaatataacgGTTAAAATGCTGGTGATAAATCGTTAACCTATCAACAAAATAGCGGAAATATATTGTTCTGTTTATAAACGATTTCATCTCGTCCGCGAATTTCCGTGTGTCGACTCCTTACGTTTTATTACAAGTATTTTTACCAAATGCTGAATACTCCATATAAAACATTCCTCCTTCTCGGTTGTTTTAATTATCCCctgcggagggatattgttttggcgttgtcagtccatccgtccgtccgtccggtacttttgtgtccggagccatatcttggaagtgctttgacggatttcattgaaacttggtatgagtatatatatggataagaggatgatgcacgccaaatggcattgtacaccatctgttaataacggagttatggccctttgtatcttgaaaaaaatgcttttttgtgtccggagccatatcttggaagtgctttggcggattttattgaaacttggtatgagtatatatagggataagaggatgatgcacgccaactggcattgtacaacatttgataataacagagttatggccctttgtattttgaaaaaaaaaagctttttgtgtgtgtccggagccatatcttggaagtgctttgacggatttcattgaaacttggtatgagtatatctatggataagaggatggtgcacgttggcgttgtccatcagtccaactacttttgtgtccagaagtatattggcgggggatatcaattcaacgaattttcttgttttatttaacagaatATTTAAGTCTATTGATAAAATCCCAAAGCGTCAACAAGGGGAAATTTTATTTTTGCCTTTTAAAAAGGCATTTCTGTATCAAATATGTGCTTTTATTTACACAGCAAAATATTGTAAGCTAAGAAGATTTTCAACTTCTGGAAGCAAACATTtgatatacaacaacaaaatgCACACAACGGTTGCGTATACAACAATGAATGCATCAAACCGGACCTTGAATTATGCaactattgttaaaatatatacaaacatcaTAGTAAAAATGTGATTGCATGCGTATGAAGACTGTGACTTGTATGATTTTTGTGAACTCAGTAAAACACACGcaaataatattataaacaaaaagtaatatgATTTAACAACAATATTTGTAGTTTTCACTAAAACATAATCTAACTTGCTTAAAACGTTTGTGTTATTTTCATTCAACAATGAACAAACAAGTTTTATGTTTGTCAAATTAAAAATATGATAACACATCATCAGTGCAAATCTCCAAAACcacaataaacaagagggccaagatggccctagttcgctcacctgagaggagtcggttcattcaatctttaccaaacgtcaaacttgacctagatatggTCCAGACAaatatcctggtcaagtttcatcattattgaaccaaaactctggcatatggagtgtttttgtttttgtaaaatttcacctggtgacctatattttgagtcgaccccccttaccaaacatcaaactttgcttacaaaaataaatattatgaccaagattcataaaatctgaaacaaaattgtgacctctagagtgtttacaaggattttgtataatataatgaaaatttggagaATCTAAAGGCattaattatggcattaattatgtgatatatataaaaccaatcttttcaacaagtttcatgatgattgggcaaaaaaatagacttctagagtgttcacacgctttttttttactatgtataattataagaaaactgccccccccccccccagcagccatgttattcaactgaccgtaaacatttttgaactcaactctcatatcaaggaaacaaatattctgaccaaatttcatgaaaattgtgccaaaaatgtgacttctagagtgtacacatgttttcactatatacatatagagaaaaatgccccacccactggcggccatgttttttcaccgatctggaccattttcgaacttgtccgagatatcaattaaaccaatgtttccacgaactttcatgatgattgggcaaaaattgtgacttctagagtgtttacaaggtttctctatagcaaaatacGGAAAACTGCaacccccggcagccatgttattcaactgaacggaaccattttcgaactcaactctcatatcaaggaaacaaatggtctgaccaaatttcataaaaattgggccaacaatgtgacttctagagtgttcacatcttttcactatatacatatagagaaaaaagccccgcccactggcggccatgttttttcaccgatctggaccattttcaaactcgtcagagatatcaattaaaccaatgttttgaccaactttcatgatgattgggcaacaattgtgacttctagagtgtttacagggtttctctatagccaaataaggtaAACTGCCCCTCCCCCCAGGcaaccatgttattcaactgaccggaaccgtTTTTCAACAAAtgtcctgaccaaatttcatgaaaattgggcaaaaatgtgacttctagagtgttcacatcttttcgctatatacatatagagaaaaattccccacccactggcggccatgttttttcactgatctggacaattttcgaactcgtccgagatatcaataaaaccaatgttttgacaaactttcatgatgattgggcaaaaattgtgacttctagagtgtttacaaggtttctctatagcaaaataaggaaaactgccccccccccccccccggcagccatgttattcaactgactggaaccattttcgaacttaactctcatatcaaggaaacaaatgttctgaccaaagttcattaaaattgggccaaaatgtgatttctagagtgttcacatcttttcactatatacaaatagagaaaaatgccccgcccactggcggccttgttttttcacctatctggaccattttcaaactcgtccgagatatcaataaaaccaatgttttgaccaactttcatgattattgggaaaaaattgtgacttctagagtgtttacaaggtttttctctagacaaataaggaaaactgccccgcccactggcggccatgtttttcaacggaccggtaccacttttgaactcaaccaacatatcattaagacaaacattttgacaaagttacatgcagTTGGGCATgtaatgtgacttcaacagttcttacaatttttttctttttttttgacctagcgacctagtttttgacccggcacgacccagtttcgaactcgactgagatttcattgggactaagctcctgaccaagtttcatgaagatctgacaataaatgtggcctcttgagtgtttacaaacaaatgtggacggacggacggaaagacgactgacaaagaccggtcacaaaagctcatctgagcaatcaggtgagctaaaaaaaggccCAACGGACCTTGGACCCTCACCTCAGACCCCAAGGGACCATACTTACTCCCCTGTCAGCAACATTTTTTAATGGACCAGATCTTTTTAACTCAGttgagatatcattaagacaaattcTATGAGCAAGTTTCGTGATTgtgaaataaatgtgacctttgacgTTAACAAAGTTTCGCTTTAACCATATTAGTACACTTTATTTGATTAGGCCCCAACTAACACAAATTGTTGCacgtcaaactgataacaattaCCCTGCTAAAGTGTTGCACATGAAGTCTAATCAGAGGTTCACTTCACAGAAAACTATGGCACGTTTAAACTGTTAGCTATTACGTAATGATTTGGAACAAACTGTACCATTCAAATGGTTATTTTCTGTTATACAAAATACCAAAGATCTATATGTTCATTGATAGATCTTTGAATACATAGAGTATACAATTCAATTATTCagtaaaatatttgatttttacaCCATAAACAGAGTGCATAATTAAAACAGAAATTGTTTCCCCTAATTGTTAAGAATTATTAcaattatcataattaaaattattaacactTTGGTATTAGAATCATAACAAGGGCAGATTTTTACCTTCTTAAGTTGTGTGATTCATTTAATCCTAAGAAACAAACAGGCATATTATAAAGTTCCTATTTTAACACTTGCATTGAGTAATTGACTTATAATGATACGCTTGTTCACAGTTTGTTGGATTTATACTTCTGGATTATCCCTTTGTTGTaatccatgctttttaatttgagTGATGCTATATTTAGTTGTTAAAAACAGTTGTAAGCATGTCAAATGAAAGTTAGTACATGTCATTGTGATCAATGTGACAGCTGCAGCATGCTTATTGCACTTCAATCAAATCTCCTATTTTGAATACAGATATTTGTGAAATAAAGGGTTTTTAACTTGATCAGGAGGGACAGAAAGGTTTGGACATCTGTACCAGAAAATTTTGTTAAATCAAGAACATGTTAActcacgtgtattttttatattaaatcacaTAGTTAAAATTTTATTCAGTAATTGAGTAAATTGCCTTAAAACAGTATTACTCACAAAGGCCAGGAATTACCTTtgttaaaatatgataataaacaataaataaagtagtacaataaaatataatactgaaataaTATAGTTCATTATTGAAATCCTGCACAACAATTCCTTGGTCAGCTGAGAGAAAAGATTATAAAACTAAGATTCAttcatattgctttattatgCTCAATTAGTTATCTTATTAATTGAACACATTTTTAcagtgatttttgaaaaatattcaaGATCTGTTAAGCatgaaaaatgaaacaataaatagtaACATACCTATCTCCAAATGTAAAATATGTGCTCAGCTTTcccaaaaaatgcaataaatatcaACTGGAACAAACAACATTTCTTATACTTATATATAAGTACAAATAGCACAAAACATTGTGTTCAAGCAAGGCTTGTGCATGTAACAAACTCGATTTATGGACAACTGTAAGACACAACCGCCAAATGGTTTTAACTAAGCACTCTGTGCATATACTTTCAACAacctcatgcaaaaatgggttgtACGCCATATGCGGGAACCAAAGCTTCAGACAAGACTTCAGGATTTTCTGTCACTTCTCAACAGCCTGGGAACATactgaaaataataaacacatcaACAATATATAACACATCTTATTTAATAACGgtcaaaatatgtttgatttaaatAGCTTGGCCAATGCATTTTAAAAACAGGTCAGCAGCTATGGTCAATTTACAATTGTTCAACTTTATTTTACCTTCAAAACAACTGTAACAGCAGAATCAAACAAGTGCTgataaaacaattgaaacatgcTATCTGGAAATGAACCTGTTTATATATGAAAGATGATCATGATTTGTATCAAACTTCCTTTTTGTTTTTAGGatttcaaatgtttttgtttatcaattatatgAAGCATTTTGCTTCAATAATGCAACAGATCAAAGCAGCAACAAATATAcacgagcctcgctctgggaaaactgggcttaaccctatgcatgctgggaaatttgtcgtctgctaaaatgtcgtctgctgaatttctaaatttagcattttcttcgattttttcaaagaatactataagaatagcaaacagtttggatcctgatgagacgccacgttctgtggcgtctcatctggatccgaaccgtttgcaaaggccttaaaaattcggttccagcactgaaagagtttaagCATTTGAGTAAAgtatcatccaagattagcctgtgtagtaacTCTGCAAAGA contains the following coding sequences:
- the LOC127876783 gene encoding cysteine and tyrosine-rich protein 1-like yields the protein MDLTTRNMWIFIAFVFSFVCETFAGETCSYYSYGVYTTGYCDGYCCSAYGDYCCQNWGWIAGAVIGGIIFVSVLGVVVFMICVKVKAKKQRTVNVATVGSSHAQPYPLNHQGYANNFYKPPQMYNLPPPPAYSQVGSNPLPPPPAYRETATPYPIPPPSGTQTTSFFTPGDAVYQPPPVYS